A DNA window from Guyparkeria halophila contains the following coding sequences:
- a CDS encoding penicillin-binding protein 1A, with the protein MPMRIHDREGGLIAEFGNQRRFPVSYEQLPPVVVDAFVAAEDDRFFEHIGVDFLGLARAAVELVRTGEKSQGGSTITMQVARNFYLGREKTYTRKLYEILLAVKIDRAFSKEDILALYLNKIFMGHRAYGVKAAAQIYFDKDLPELTVAEAAMLAALPKAPSTTNPVSDPERALARRAYVLGRMLKLGQIDQATFDRSIDEPLPGRLYTSSEIETPAPYAAEMARRDLVEKYGQEAYEMGLAVHTSIDPDAQRSATRALRQALIDYDRRHGYRGPESDWSEWLEDREALEKQLANTSRVGGLLPGVVLQVNAAEASVLVRDAGEVILDLDSMRWACEYQATDRCGPKPKAVDEVLGRGDLIRVEPIESGDGVAYRLAQIPEVTGAFVALDPASGAIRAMIGGFDFFHDSEFNNVLRAERQPGSGFKPYLYSAALDQGFTWASMINDSPVVVEDGVRQGIDWRPSNYGRSFGGMRRMRDALTRSVNLVSIRLAQAVGTPMVLEYAGRFGLPVENWEPTLSMALGSYTLTPLDQVAGFAVFANGGYRVTPFLITELDNPDDGVIDSHPAVSLCDSCPIDTADPSLAPRVISAQNAFLMRSGLRGVVREGTGVRAWRALEREDIGGKTGTTNDQRDAWFTGFGPGWVATAWVGFADNSELGRRETGGKAALPAWIDFMRDVLPPPGAAEEPPEGVVTAWIDPDSGKRLPEGHPGAIREYFDSTNPQADLPEKDAAAASGTSREVIDNLF; encoded by the coding sequence ATGCCGATGCGCATCCACGACCGTGAGGGCGGCTTGATCGCGGAATTCGGCAACCAACGCCGTTTCCCGGTCTCCTACGAGCAACTCCCGCCGGTCGTGGTGGATGCGTTCGTCGCCGCCGAGGACGATCGGTTTTTCGAGCACATCGGGGTGGACTTCCTGGGGCTGGCCCGAGCCGCCGTCGAACTGGTGCGTACCGGCGAGAAGTCGCAGGGCGGCTCGACCATTACCATGCAGGTGGCGCGCAACTTTTATCTCGGGCGGGAGAAGACCTATACCCGCAAGCTTTACGAGATCCTGCTGGCGGTGAAGATCGACCGGGCCTTCAGCAAGGAAGACATCCTTGCGCTTTATCTGAACAAGATCTTCATGGGGCACCGGGCTTACGGCGTCAAGGCCGCTGCCCAGATCTACTTCGACAAGGATCTGCCGGAGCTGACGGTCGCCGAAGCGGCCATGCTGGCGGCTCTGCCGAAGGCCCCCTCGACGACCAATCCCGTCAGCGATCCCGAGCGCGCCTTGGCGCGCCGCGCCTACGTGCTGGGGCGCATGCTCAAGCTGGGCCAGATCGACCAGGCCACCTTTGATCGCTCGATCGATGAGCCCTTGCCGGGACGCCTGTACACCTCGTCCGAGATCGAGACCCCGGCGCCTTACGCCGCGGAAATGGCGCGGCGCGACCTGGTCGAGAAGTACGGGCAGGAAGCCTACGAGATGGGCCTTGCCGTGCACACGAGCATCGATCCCGACGCGCAGCGGTCCGCGACCCGCGCCTTGCGCCAGGCGCTGATCGACTACGATCGACGCCACGGGTACCGCGGCCCGGAGTCCGACTGGAGTGAGTGGCTTGAGGATCGCGAGGCGCTGGAGAAACAGTTGGCGAACACCAGTCGGGTCGGCGGCCTGCTGCCGGGTGTGGTGCTGCAGGTCAACGCGGCCGAGGCGAGCGTGCTGGTGCGAGATGCGGGTGAAGTGATCCTCGACCTCGACTCGATGCGCTGGGCCTGCGAGTACCAGGCCACCGATCGCTGCGGGCCGAAGCCCAAGGCGGTCGACGAGGTGCTGGGCCGGGGTGATCTGATTCGGGTCGAGCCGATCGAGTCCGGTGACGGTGTGGCTTATCGGTTGGCGCAGATTCCCGAAGTGACCGGGGCGTTTGTTGCGCTGGACCCGGCCAGTGGGGCGATTCGCGCCATGATCGGTGGTTTCGACTTCTTCCACGACAGTGAATTCAACAACGTCCTCCGGGCCGAGCGTCAGCCCGGTTCGGGGTTCAAGCCCTACCTCTACTCTGCGGCGCTTGATCAGGGATTCACCTGGGCAAGCATGATCAACGACTCGCCGGTCGTGGTGGAGGATGGCGTCCGTCAGGGCATTGACTGGCGCCCAAGCAACTACGGTCGCAGTTTCGGTGGCATGCGTCGCATGCGTGACGCCCTGACGCGTTCGGTGAACCTGGTTTCCATCCGCCTGGCGCAGGCCGTCGGCACGCCGATGGTCCTGGAATATGCCGGTCGTTTTGGCTTGCCGGTGGAGAACTGGGAGCCGACCCTGTCGATGGCCCTGGGCAGCTATACCCTGACCCCGCTGGACCAGGTCGCCGGCTTCGCCGTGTTTGCCAATGGCGGCTACCGCGTCACCCCGTTCCTGATCACCGAGCTGGACAATCCGGACGACGGCGTGATCGACTCGCACCCGGCGGTCAGCCTCTGCGACAGCTGTCCGATCGATACGGCTGACCCGAGTCTGGCCCCGCGTGTGATATCGGCGCAGAACGCGTTCCTGATGCGTTCGGGGCTCAGGGGTGTCGTCCGCGAGGGGACCGGTGTGCGTGCCTGGCGGGCGCTGGAGCGCGAAGACATCGGCGGGAAGACCGGTACCACCAACGACCAGCGCGACGCCTGGTTCACCGGCTTTGGGCCCGGTTGGGTGGCCACCGCCTGGGTGGGATTTGCCGACAACAGTGAACTGGGCCGGCGCGAGACGGGCGGCAAGGCGGCGCTGCCAGCGTGGATCGACTTCATGCGCGACGTGCTTCCGCCGCCCGGAGCGGCCGAGGAGCCGCCGGAGGGGGTCGTTACCGCCTGGATCGATCCGGACAGCGGCAAACGCTTGCCCGAGGGGCATCCCGGGGCGATCCGCGAGTATTTCGACTCGACCAACCCGCAGGCGGATCTTCCCGAAAAGGATGCGGCGGCCGCGTCGGGCACGTCGCGTGAGGTGATCGACAACCTGTTCTGA
- a CDS encoding PilN domain-containing protein: protein MRRINLLPWREERRQKRQRDFVVHLVLAALIAVGVAFGIHSYMQSQIENQQARNAYLEDVIKKLDRQIQTINELKQRKAELTARMQVIEKLQSSRPTIVHLVESFITTLPDGVQLTDVTVTNDEKISIQGKADAQARVAAYLRRLNSADYIGSASLVGSGILAEGSGQTTDAGQYVFSIEAKITPPKEDDADQEN, encoded by the coding sequence ATGAGACGGATCAACCTTCTCCCCTGGCGCGAGGAACGGCGCCAGAAGCGGCAACGCGACTTTGTCGTCCACCTCGTGCTGGCCGCGCTGATCGCCGTTGGTGTCGCCTTCGGCATCCACAGCTACATGCAGTCGCAGATCGAGAACCAGCAGGCCCGCAACGCCTATCTCGAGGACGTGATCAAGAAGCTCGACCGCCAGATCCAGACGATCAACGAGCTCAAGCAGCGCAAAGCCGAGCTCACCGCCCGCATGCAGGTCATCGAGAAGCTTCAGTCCAGCCGACCGACGATCGTCCACCTGGTCGAAAGCTTCATCACCACCCTGCCGGACGGCGTCCAGCTCACCGACGTCACGGTGACCAACGACGAGAAGATCAGCATCCAGGGCAAGGCCGATGCCCAAGCACGGGTCGCGGCCTATCTCCGCCGCCTGAACAGCGCCGACTACATCGGCAGCGCCAGCCTGGTGGGGTCGGGCATCCTTGCCGAGGGCTCGGGCCAGACCACCGATGCCGGCCAGTACGTGTTCTCGATCGAAGCGAAGATCACGCCGCCCAAGGAAGATGACGCGGACCAGGAGAACTGA
- a CDS encoding SPOR domain-containing protein: MTEATEHALEQAERIVQYAKYSDRFMVVEGESAAERRAFVKLIGQKLPRQVRPAVLRADSGNGSAALIDQLSTMLHLSAGIETIDQLISAATATLEGQERLLIVVENADHWLASDAADALFDLITQSHELARERILFLLVGAAGLCEQAETAQPLAGLVADLHCAQLLGSTQAAAAAPAAAAGTPDSAAAAATTTSSAPPTDNQPSRPAPASRPLWASPTLLIAAVISVAVVAIGVFALLGRSEAPTPSTTEKAIALNESSEQSAARASADAQGAEEQTANEGADSETPSGTDIASEKAADTEAKTAAPVDHGLPPHVPFPEESTGESSAPATADAAASDSNATESTDGSETSSSDATGQEADAATTPVTEEARGTAASTPPADVDNAWFRDQPRARAAIQLAAFGNLDGAESMIERFATDAQPRDQWRIYTQAINGKILYTVTFGDFASAERAEHAIDSLPTALRDLKPYPRSIGAIQDRLIDATD, encoded by the coding sequence ATGACCGAAGCGACGGAACACGCCCTGGAACAGGCCGAACGAATCGTCCAGTACGCCAAGTACTCCGACCGGTTCATGGTCGTCGAGGGGGAATCGGCCGCCGAGCGCCGCGCCTTCGTCAAGCTGATCGGCCAGAAACTGCCCCGCCAGGTCCGCCCGGCCGTCTTGCGTGCCGACAGCGGCAACGGCTCCGCCGCCCTGATCGACCAGCTGAGCACCATGCTGCATCTGTCCGCCGGGATCGAAACGATCGACCAGTTGATCAGCGCCGCCACCGCCACGCTCGAGGGCCAGGAGCGACTGCTGATCGTGGTGGAAAACGCCGACCACTGGCTGGCATCAGACGCCGCCGACGCCCTGTTCGACCTGATCACCCAGTCGCACGAACTGGCACGCGAACGCATCCTCTTTCTCCTGGTCGGCGCCGCCGGCCTGTGTGAACAGGCGGAAACGGCCCAACCGCTGGCCGGCCTGGTCGCCGATCTGCATTGCGCCCAGTTGCTCGGCAGCACGCAAGCGGCCGCGGCGGCACCAGCGGCCGCCGCGGGCACCCCGGATAGCGCCGCCGCGGCCGCCACGACAACCTCCTCAGCCCCGCCGACAGACAACCAGCCTTCCCGGCCGGCGCCGGCAAGTCGCCCGCTCTGGGCCAGCCCGACCCTGCTGATTGCCGCAGTCATCAGCGTTGCCGTTGTCGCCATTGGGGTGTTCGCCCTGCTCGGCCGGTCGGAGGCCCCCACGCCCTCGACCACCGAGAAGGCGATCGCCCTGAACGAGTCAAGCGAGCAATCCGCCGCGCGAGCGTCGGCCGACGCCCAGGGCGCCGAGGAGCAAACAGCGAACGAGGGGGCCGACAGCGAGACACCTAGCGGCACCGACATCGCCTCCGAGAAAGCGGCGGACACCGAGGCCAAAACCGCCGCACCGGTCGACCACGGCCTGCCGCCGCATGTCCCATTCCCGGAGGAAAGCACGGGCGAGAGCAGTGCGCCTGCCACCGCGGACGCCGCCGCCTCCGACAGCAATGCCACCGAATCGACCGACGGCAGCGAGACGTCCAGCAGCGACGCCACCGGACAAGAGGCCGATGCCGCGACGACCCCCGTCACGGAAGAGGCCCGTGGCACCGCCGCGTCCACGCCACCGGCGGACGTCGACAACGCCTGGTTCCGCGACCAGCCACGGGCCCGGGCCGCCATCCAGTTGGCCGCCTTCGGCAACCTCGATGGCGCCGAGTCAATGATCGAGCGTTTCGCAACCGACGCCCAGCCGCGTGATCAGTGGCGCATCTACACCCAGGCCATCAACGGCAAGATCCTCTACACGGTGACCTTCGGCGACTTCGCCTCGGCCGAACGAGCCGAGCACGCCATCGACTCCCTGCCGACCGCGCTGCGCGACCTCAAGCCTTACCCGCGCTCGATCGGGGCGATTCAGGATCGACTCATCGACGCCACTGATTAA
- the aroB gene encoding 3-dehydroquinate synthase has protein sequence MHDPAAPNSQPTTVNVDLGERSYPIFIGAGLIDGEQIARFVPSSRAVIVSNTTVAPLYAERLTQALEAADKRVDLIALPDGEQYKNLEILERIYDFLMEKQVDRKTTLIALGGGVIGDITGFAAASFQRGVPFIQVPTTLLAQVDSSVGGKTGVNHPRGKNMIGAFYQPRCVLADTASLDTLPDRELSAGLAEVIKYGLLWDEDFLDWIESNIGALRQRDRAALTEAIRQSCLIKAEIVRQDEREGGIRALLNLGHTFGHAIEAGMGYGHWLHGEAVGAGMCMAADLSRRLGLIDTPTVQRIETLVESAGLPTRAPAELSTDRLRELMDSDKKVEDGRLRLVLLGRLGQARLVDRVADEDIRATIEATRAAD, from the coding sequence ATGCACGATCCCGCCGCTCCCAACTCGCAGCCCACCACCGTCAATGTGGACCTGGGTGAGCGCAGCTACCCGATCTTCATCGGCGCCGGACTGATCGATGGCGAACAGATCGCCCGTTTCGTTCCCTCCTCGCGGGCGGTGATCGTCAGCAACACCACGGTCGCCCCGCTGTACGCCGAGCGACTGACACAGGCACTGGAGGCGGCCGACAAGCGCGTCGACCTGATCGCCCTGCCCGACGGCGAGCAATACAAGAATCTCGAAATACTCGAGCGCATCTACGATTTCCTGATGGAAAAGCAGGTGGATCGCAAGACCACCCTGATCGCCCTGGGCGGCGGGGTGATCGGCGACATCACCGGCTTTGCCGCGGCGAGCTTCCAACGCGGCGTGCCCTTCATCCAGGTGCCGACCACCCTGCTCGCCCAGGTCGACAGCTCCGTGGGCGGCAAGACCGGCGTCAACCACCCGCGCGGCAAGAACATGATCGGCGCGTTCTATCAGCCGCGCTGCGTGCTGGCCGACACCGCCAGCCTCGACACACTGCCCGATCGCGAGCTCTCGGCGGGGCTGGCCGAGGTGATCAAGTACGGGCTGCTCTGGGACGAGGATTTCCTCGACTGGATCGAGAGCAACATCGGCGCGCTGCGCCAGCGTGACCGCGCCGCACTCACCGAGGCGATCCGCCAATCGTGCCTGATCAAGGCCGAGATCGTCCGCCAGGACGAGCGCGAGGGCGGCATTCGCGCCCTGCTCAACCTGGGCCACACCTTCGGCCACGCCATCGAGGCCGGCATGGGGTACGGGCATTGGCTGCACGGCGAGGCGGTCGGTGCGGGCATGTGCATGGCGGCCGACCTGTCCCGCCGCCTCGGCCTGATCGACACGCCCACGGTCCAGCGCATCGAAACCTTGGTCGAATCGGCGGGTCTACCCACCCGGGCCCCGGCCGAGCTCTCCACCGACCGCCTGCGGGAGTTGATGGACAGCGACAAGAAGGTCGAGGATGGTCGACTGCGACTCGTCCTGCTGGGCCGGCTCGGCCAGGCACGCCTGGTGGACCGGGTGGCGGACGAGGACATTCGCGCCACCATCGAGGCCACGCGGGCCGCCGACTGA
- the pilQ gene encoding type IV pilus secretin PilQ produces the protein MGSSDMDNLKKPSRLSTGLRRGLGLPAITMAAALAPCLALAGDLDEITYDRTSDGTVQVHFSLSEPLAGEPGSFKIDNPARVAVDLPDVDNQTGSRQTEIGLGAVKSVMLAEANGKTRAVFNLDQSVPYSIDQNGNRVTVSFDQVRQATTTESGLAVTTPGSSEATAMDAGQPIDFRRASSGAGRLLLDVGSTEAPMDIRRQGSQIVVRLPGTRIEEGGYNVNDFATPVERVDVRREGNGSRVTLKTKDAGEHLAYQTGNRLVIEVQPIPEEEQRTSLGKKEYTGERLTLKFQDIQVRPLLQLIADFTGNNIVVSDTVQGSISLRLENVPWDQALDLIMTTKGLSSRENGNVIYVAPTDEIAARDKAELAAREQAQQLAPLITDIVQINYAKADDIAALVRQSSGLGESSGEKKSDGNFLSRRGSITVDSRTNNLIVTDTAEALDRVRGLIEQVDRPVKQVLIETRIVIATDNFSRELGVRWGLQGGFDRGGQRVGFGGGAYDGSDAPSFPIDTGDGTLNSTTFAAQDSWMVNTPISGDPTGSLGLAILGSNVLLNLELQAMQSEGTGKIVSNPKVITTNGHKATISQGVEIPYQSQTASGGGAIANIEFKEALLKTEVTPQITPNDMVIMDILVMKEEPDYTRAINGEPPINTREVQTKVQVQNGQTVVLGGIYEFENVTQLEKVPFFGDLPGIGNLFKNRLRDDSRFELLIFVTPKIVDRDNLANHNRGVLINN, from the coding sequence ATGGGAAGCAGCGATATGGACAACCTCAAGAAACCTTCACGCCTGAGCACCGGACTGCGTCGAGGGCTTGGCCTCCCAGCGATCACCATGGCCGCCGCTCTGGCTCCATGCCTGGCACTGGCCGGCGATCTCGACGAGATCACCTACGACCGCACCAGCGACGGCACGGTCCAAGTGCACTTCAGCCTCTCCGAGCCGCTGGCCGGCGAGCCGGGTAGCTTCAAGATCGACAACCCGGCGCGTGTCGCGGTCGACCTGCCGGACGTCGACAACCAGACCGGCAGCCGCCAGACGGAGATCGGCCTGGGTGCGGTGAAATCGGTCATGCTCGCCGAGGCCAACGGCAAGACCCGCGCGGTCTTCAACCTCGACCAATCGGTGCCCTACTCCATCGACCAAAACGGCAACCGCGTAACGGTCTCCTTTGACCAGGTGCGCCAGGCCACGACCACCGAGAGCGGGCTGGCCGTGACCACCCCGGGCAGCTCCGAGGCCACGGCCATGGACGCCGGCCAGCCGATCGACTTCCGCCGCGCCTCCAGCGGCGCCGGTCGCCTGCTGCTCGATGTCGGCAGCACCGAGGCACCGATGGACATCCGCCGCCAGGGCAGCCAGATCGTCGTGCGTCTGCCCGGCACCCGCATCGAGGAAGGCGGCTACAACGTCAACGACTTCGCCACCCCGGTCGAACGCGTCGATGTCCGCCGCGAAGGCAACGGCAGCCGGGTGACCCTCAAGACCAAGGATGCCGGCGAACACCTGGCCTACCAGACCGGCAACCGTCTGGTCATCGAGGTCCAGCCGATCCCCGAGGAAGAGCAACGCACCTCGCTGGGCAAGAAGGAATACACCGGCGAGCGCCTGACCCTGAAGTTCCAGGACATCCAGGTCCGCCCGCTGCTGCAACTGATTGCCGATTTCACCGGCAACAACATCGTGGTCAGCGACACCGTCCAGGGCTCGATCAGCCTGCGACTGGAAAACGTGCCCTGGGACCAGGCCCTCGACCTGATCATGACCACGAAGGGCCTTTCCTCACGCGAGAACGGCAACGTGATCTACGTCGCGCCCACCGACGAGATCGCCGCCCGCGACAAGGCCGAGCTGGCCGCCCGCGAGCAGGCCCAGCAGCTGGCACCGCTGATCACCGACATCGTCCAGATCAACTACGCCAAGGCCGACGACATCGCGGCCCTGGTGCGCCAGAGTTCCGGACTGGGCGAGAGTTCGGGCGAAAAGAAGAGCGACGGCAACTTCCTCAGCCGCCGCGGCTCGATCACGGTCGACTCGCGCACCAACAACCTGATCGTGACCGACACCGCCGAGGCGCTCGATCGCGTTCGTGGCCTGATCGAGCAGGTTGACCGTCCGGTCAAGCAGGTGTTGATCGAGACCCGCATCGTGATCGCCACCGACAACTTCTCGCGCGAACTGGGCGTTCGCTGGGGCTTGCAAGGCGGCTTTGACCGCGGCGGACAGCGCGTTGGCTTTGGGGGTGGTGCTTACGACGGCAGCGACGCGCCCAGTTTCCCGATCGATACGGGCGACGGCACTCTGAACAGCACCACGTTCGCGGCCCAAGACAGCTGGATGGTCAACACCCCGATCAGCGGCGATCCGACCGGCTCGCTGGGGCTGGCCATCCTCGGCTCGAACGTGCTCTTGAACCTCGAGCTCCAGGCCATGCAGAGCGAGGGCACCGGCAAGATCGTCTCCAACCCGAAGGTAATCACCACCAACGGCCACAAGGCGACCATCTCGCAGGGCGTGGAGATCCCCTACCAGTCCCAGACGGCCTCGGGCGGTGGCGCCATCGCCAACATCGAGTTCAAGGAAGCCCTGCTCAAGACCGAGGTCACGCCGCAGATCACGCCCAATGACATGGTGATCATGGACATCCTGGTGATGAAGGAAGAGCCGGACTACACCCGCGCGATCAATGGTGAGCCGCCGATCAACACCCGCGAGGTGCAGACCAAGGTGCAGGTGCAGAACGGCCAGACCGTGGTGCTGGGCGGCATCTACGAGTTCGAGAACGTCACCCAGCTGGAGAAAGTGCCGTTCTTCGGTGACCTGCCGGGTATCGGCAACCTGTTCAAGAACCGGCTGCGCGATGACTCGCGGTTCGAATTGCTGATCTTCGTCACGCCGAAGATCGTCGATCGCGACAACCTGGCGAACCACAACCGTGGCGTGCTGATCAATAACTGA
- a CDS encoding type IV pilus inner membrane component PilO has translation MDLNELRNLDFQTIGLTSLGTRLVIFAFVFVLIVGGVVYFDTMPQKELLEREQREERSLLQTVDQKQRLAANLEAYQAQIKEMETRFGELLRQLPNKREAENLIDNVAQTSLSNGLKNEQIRPGGEVKHDFYAEMTYHLSLRGTYRELTQFISDTANLPRIVTLHNPAMKPRDASTADDADSPRELTMGIQAKTYRYLESGEQGGGQ, from the coding sequence ATGGATCTCAACGAACTGAGAAATCTCGATTTTCAGACGATTGGCCTGACCTCGCTGGGAACGCGACTGGTCATCTTCGCCTTCGTTTTCGTGCTGATCGTTGGCGGGGTGGTGTATTTCGACACCATGCCGCAGAAGGAGTTGCTCGAGCGCGAACAGCGGGAAGAGCGATCGCTCCTGCAGACCGTCGACCAGAAACAGCGCCTGGCAGCCAACCTCGAGGCCTACCAGGCCCAGATCAAGGAAATGGAGACCCGTTTCGGCGAGTTGCTGCGCCAGTTGCCGAACAAGCGCGAGGCGGAAAACCTGATCGACAACGTCGCCCAGACCTCGCTCTCCAACGGGCTGAAAAACGAGCAGATCCGTCCCGGCGGTGAGGTCAAGCACGACTTCTATGCCGAGATGACCTATCACCTGTCGCTGCGCGGCACCTACCGTGAACTGACGCAATTCATCAGCGACACGGCCAACCTGCCGCGGATCGTCACCCTGCACAACCCGGCGATGAAGCCGCGTGACGCCAGCACCGCGGACGATGCGGACAGCCCGCGCGAACTGACGATGGGCATCCAGGCGAAGACCTACCGGTATCTCGAAAGCGGCGAGCAAGGAGGCGGTCAATGA
- the pilM gene encoding type IV pilus assembly protein PilM, with translation MTVPLFSAKPARLGVDISSTAVKLIQLEKRRGGYRTTAFAIEPLPQGAVQGKSITDTEAVADALTRAVRRTRLKGRHLCMAVPTSSAVSRVLHIDNPGDEFELEEQVRLEADQYIPFPIDEVNFDFEPVQTDILGKQTKRRTGESEGVDVLMAATRTDNVDSRVAVAEAAGMTVDVVDIESFALQNAFTEIIAQTLAPEERSQPVAVFDLGDTTTTLSIFVGDDIVYTREHEGGGQQLTSEIAAQYGLTLEEAEERKRDDSLPEDYPRKVLQPYLDSLAMNIERFIQYYYSESSGSTVNLILLGGGAANTAGAVERINNETGVPTRLANPFAALAKGPGVSAEQMARHGTAMLIACGLALRSFD, from the coding sequence ATGACCGTGCCACTATTCAGCGCTAAACCCGCTCGCCTCGGCGTCGACATCAGCTCGACCGCCGTCAAGCTAATCCAACTGGAGAAACGCCGCGGTGGTTATCGCACCACGGCATTCGCCATCGAACCCCTGCCGCAAGGCGCCGTACAGGGCAAGTCGATCACCGACACGGAAGCCGTCGCTGACGCGCTGACCCGCGCCGTGCGGCGGACCCGACTGAAGGGACGCCACCTGTGCATGGCGGTGCCGACCTCCTCGGCCGTCAGCCGGGTGTTGCATATCGACAACCCCGGCGACGAATTCGAACTCGAGGAACAGGTGCGACTGGAAGCCGACCAGTACATCCCCTTCCCGATCGACGAGGTCAACTTCGACTTCGAACCGGTCCAGACCGACATCCTCGGCAAGCAGACCAAGCGACGCACCGGGGAATCCGAGGGTGTCGACGTCCTGATGGCCGCCACGCGCACCGACAATGTCGACAGTCGGGTGGCGGTAGCCGAGGCGGCCGGCATGACGGTCGACGTGGTCGACATCGAATCCTTCGCCCTGCAGAACGCGTTTACCGAGATAATCGCTCAGACACTCGCCCCGGAAGAACGTTCCCAGCCGGTCGCGGTGTTCGACCTCGGCGACACCACCACGACGCTGAGCATCTTCGTTGGCGACGACATCGTCTATACCCGCGAACACGAAGGCGGCGGCCAGCAGCTCACCAGCGAGATCGCTGCCCAGTACGGCTTGACGCTCGAGGAGGCGGAGGAGCGCAAGCGCGACGACAGCCTTCCCGAGGACTATCCCCGCAAGGTGCTTCAGCCCTACCTCGACTCGCTCGCCATGAACATCGAGCGATTCATCCAGTACTACTACTCGGAATCCAGTGGTAGCACCGTCAACCTGATTCTTCTCGGCGGCGGCGCGGCCAACACCGCCGGCGCCGTTGAGCGCATCAACAACGAGACCGGGGTACCGACCCGGCTGGCGAATCCGTTCGCCGCACTCGCCAAGGGACCTGGCGTGTCCGCCGAGCAAATGGCTCGGCATGGCACCGCAATGCTGATTGCCTGCGGGCTTGCGTTAAGGAGCTTCGACTGA
- the aroK gene encoding shikimate kinase AroK gives MRNIILIGPMGAGKTTIGRILANRLDWQFHDSDREIEKRTGASIPLIFDIEGEAGFREREHDMLASLTAGQGMVLASGGGAVLRADNRELLRKNGLVVYLYTSVERQFERTQHDTQRPLLQNGDRKATLRRLMDERDPLYRETAHVVLETGGQTPRAMADRILAASRQSGLDADDNQTG, from the coding sequence ATGCGCAATATCATCCTGATCGGCCCGATGGGGGCCGGAAAGACCACCATCGGCCGGATCCTGGCCAACCGCCTGGACTGGCAGTTTCACGACTCCGACCGCGAAATCGAGAAACGCACCGGCGCGAGCATTCCGCTGATCTTCGATATCGAAGGCGAAGCGGGCTTCCGTGAGCGGGAACACGACATGCTCGCCAGCCTGACCGCGGGCCAGGGCATGGTGCTCGCCAGCGGCGGTGGCGCGGTTCTGCGAGCGGACAACCGGGAACTGCTGCGGAAAAACGGCCTGGTCGTCTACCTGTACACCTCGGTCGAACGCCAGTTCGAACGGACCCAGCACGACACCCAGCGACCGCTACTGCAGAACGGCGACCGAAAGGCGACACTGCGGCGGCTGATGGACGAGCGCGACCCGCTCTACCGGGAAACCGCCCACGTGGTGCTGGAGACCGGCGGCCAGACCCCGCGGGCGATGGCCGACCGCATCCTCGCCGCAAGCCGGCAGAGCGGGCTCGACGCCGACGACAACCAGACGGGTTGA
- a CDS encoding pilus assembly protein PilP → MNMDHKRTGLTRLGLIGSGLVLIGVVSGCAQDMTDLKQKVAELEARPGGKIEPIPEMKPLPKYAYSVPEEARTPFMPMTQDDIDDSDGLKPDVDRPKEPLEQFPLDALAMRGIITRQGNTYALIRDGNGVIHEVMLGDHMGRNYGEVMEIGETSVTLEEVVPDGQGGWRKQTTVVKSQSGRS, encoded by the coding sequence ATGAACATGGATCACAAGCGAACCGGCCTGACCCGGCTGGGCTTGATCGGCTCGGGGCTCGTTCTGATCGGCGTCGTCAGTGGCTGCGCCCAGGACATGACCGATCTCAAGCAGAAGGTCGCCGAGCTGGAGGCCCGCCCGGGCGGCAAGATCGAGCCGATCCCGGAAATGAAACCCTTGCCCAAGTACGCCTACAGCGTGCCCGAAGAGGCGCGGACGCCGTTCATGCCAATGACGCAAGACGACATCGACGACTCGGATGGTCTCAAGCCGGATGTCGATCGTCCCAAGGAACCGCTGGAGCAGTTCCCGCTGGATGCACTCGCGATGCGCGGCATCATCACTCGTCAGGGCAATACCTACGCCCTGATCCGCGATGGCAACGGCGTCATTCACGAGGTAATGCTGGGTGACCACATGGGTCGCAACTACGGCGAAGTCATGGAGATCGGTGAGACCAGCGTCACGCTGGAGGAAGTCGTACCCGATGGACAGGGTGGCTGGAGAAAACAGACAACGGTCGTCAAGTCTCAGAGCGGCCGGAGCTAA